From a region of the Lactuca sativa cultivar Salinas chromosome 4, Lsat_Salinas_v11, whole genome shotgun sequence genome:
- the LOC111882102 gene encoding probable myosin-binding protein 5, which yields MALSKRSFKNFVVEELGEFPHFLLWAILEWILIASLYIDGLLAFLSSVFAKIFDLEPPCVLCTRVDHALVCKDPNTYYNDSICECHKKDISSLAYCHIHRKLADIKNMCEGCSFAFATEKEPDIQSLLGRMQKEKDGFTEDDKKVLKPVNKCSCCGEPLKMRAASKDYTRSLSNLRASTAWKTEDSRYTELRFLSDTEPDMPEYHFGLSTYAKYDELHEDCCRTPNFLKSNKLFGIPLTDSGSVSPRRANRISRKASMEKYDLASDNDEASGDGDSSLQQIKKQARIDQKTLMKLSMELDEERSAAAIAANNAMAMITRLQAEKASVQMEALQYQRMMEEHVEYDKEAIQILKDLLAKRDEHLKVMESELQSYREKYGEIRKVGSDQCEADADEYYQEWRSQSLSSFSEKSESQSRSPLKDDHDHEFESPLVKDDDDDFESWSPLGTDGKDGDQSHSGRGTSSLDFETEKYQLYEMLKNLENHIQTCSMEDEWEDDEDKDIVKENRATLNREITVIRERLRALEADSGFLKHTAMTLQKGEKGAELLTEIAQHLRKLRDHSDQLNRIDA from the exons ATGGCATTATCGAAAAGATCATTCAAGAATTTCGTGGTAGAAGAGCTCGGTGAATTCCCTCATTTCCTGCTATGGGCTATTCTCGAATGGATACTAATCGCATCTCTTTACATCGATGGGCTCCTTGCGTTTCTCTCGAGCGTATTCGCCAAGATTTTCGATCTGGAACCACCATGCGTGCTCTGCACTCGTGTCGACCATGCACTCGTGTGTAAGGACCCGAATACTTATTACAACGACTCCATATGCGAGTGCCACAAAAAGGACATATCTTCGTTAGCATATTGCCATATTCACAGAAAACTTGCGGATATCAAGAACATGTGTGAAGGTTGTTCTTTTGCGTTTGCAACTGAGAAAGAACCTGATATACAGTCGCTTTTGGGGAGGATGCAAAAAGAGAAGGATGGGTTTACTGAAGACGATAAGAAGGTTTTGAAGCCTGTGAATAAGTGTTCGTGTTGTGGTGAACCTTTGAAAATGAGAGCTGCTTCTAAAGATTACACTAGAAGCCTTTCAAACCTTCGTGCTTCAACAGCATGGAAAACCGAGGATTCACGGTATACAGAGCTCAGATTTTTATCAGATACCGAGCCAGATATGCCAGAGTACCACTTCGGTTTAAGCACATACGCTAAAT ATGACGAACTGCATGAAGACTGTTGTAGAACTCCAAATTTTTTAAAAAGCAACAAGTTATTTGGGATCCCACTAACAGATTCAGGTTCAGTTAGCCCGAGACGTGCTAACAGGATTTCAAGAAAAGCATCAATGGAAAAATACGATTTGGCATCAGACAATGATGAAGCTTCAGGAGATGGTGATTCGAGTCTTCAACAGATAAAGAAACAAGCACGTATAGATCAAAAGACTCTTATGAAGTTGTCTATGGAGCTTGATGAAGAAAGAAGCGCTGCTGCTATTGCAGCTAATAATGCTATGGCAATGATCACACGGTTACAGGCTGAGAAGGCGTCTGTGCAAATGGAGGCGTTGCAGTATCAAAGAATGATGGAAGAGCATGTTGAGTATGATAAGGAAGCTATTCAAATACTTAAAGATTTGTTAGCTAAGAGAGATGAACATTTAAAGGTTATGGAATCAGAACTTCAGAGTTACAGAGAGAAATATGGAGAAATTAGGAAAGTAGGTAGCGATCAATGTGAAGCTGATGCCGATGAATATTACCAGGAATGGAGATCTCAATCTTTGTCATCTTTCAGTGAGAAATCCGAATCCCAATCCCGGAGCCCTTTAAAAGATGATCATGATCATGAGTTCGAGAGCCCTTTGGTgaaggatgatgatgatgattttgagTCATGGAGCCCTCTGGGAACCGATGGCAAAGATGGTGATCAGAGCCACTCCGGAAGGGGCACCTCATCGTTAGATTTTGAAACTGAAAAATATCAGCTTTACGAGATGTTAAAGAATCTTGAAAATCATATCCAGACGTGTTCAATGGAGGATGAATGGGAGGATGATGAAGATAAAGATATAG TTAAAGAAAATAGGGCAACCCTAAATAGAGAGATAACCGTAATCAGGGAGAGATTGAGAGCCTTAGAAGCAGATAGCGGATTCTTGAAGCATACTGCAATGACACTTCAAAAGGGTGAAAAAGGAGCTGAACTTCTAACAGAGATAGCTCAACATCTACGGAAGCTACGTGATCACTCTGATCAATTAAACAGAATAGATGCTTAA